One Lentimicrobiaceae bacterium genomic region harbors:
- a CDS encoding Wzz/FepE/Etk N-terminal domain-containing protein, whose protein sequence is MTSTQKNQTFDNISFLKILIKWKWQLIIVSVVALLAGAIAANFIIKPKFKSTCLVYPSNVQPYSDESETEQLVQWMKAGLVQEGVIKDLDLGNHYGISKDYKYYQSTVDYLYNKNVKIGKTMFESVEISVTDKDPVMAYNIVNKIIEHSNRVILNAQAIKFKEVSDAYEEAIAEKKEEIQKVKDEFGEISKEYYLFNLESQGREFTRGLLRGSNNTENFNKMKKGVEEKSSDVAYLYYRFENLDLELSELIQKYDQARVDFKRPFSFSNIISDPQIADKRYFPKTVFIMFYFFVASFALAMCVILAWEYRQKFINAVKENDN, encoded by the coding sequence ATGACCTCAACTCAAAAAAATCAGACCTTCGACAATATAAGTTTTTTGAAAATTCTTATAAAATGGAAGTGGCAATTAATTATTGTAAGCGTTGTTGCTTTGCTTGCTGGAGCTATAGCCGCAAACTTTATTATCAAACCTAAATTCAAATCTACTTGTTTGGTTTATCCTTCAAACGTGCAGCCATACTCCGATGAGAGCGAGACCGAACAGTTAGTTCAGTGGATGAAAGCCGGACTCGTCCAGGAAGGCGTAATTAAAGACCTTGACCTTGGCAATCATTACGGAATTTCGAAAGACTACAAATACTACCAATCGACAGTTGATTATTTGTACAACAAAAATGTTAAAATTGGGAAAACAATGTTTGAAAGTGTTGAAATTTCGGTTACCGACAAAGACCCGGTTATGGCGTACAATATCGTTAACAAGATAATTGAACACTCAAACAGAGTTATTCTTAATGCGCAGGCTATTAAGTTTAAAGAAGTATCCGACGCCTACGAAGAAGCCATTGCAGAAAAAAAAGAAGAAATTCAAAAAGTTAAAGATGAATTTGGCGAGATTTCAAAAGAATACTACCTTTTCAATTTGGAAAGTCAGGGCAGAGAATTTACTCGTGGCTTGCTTAGGGGTTCAAACAACACCGAAAACTTTAACAAAATGAAGAAAGGTGTTGAAGAAAAAAGTAGCGATGTTGCTTATTTGTACTACCGTTTTGAAAACTTGGATTTGGAACTTAGCGAACTTATTCAAAAATACGACCAAGCCAGAGTTGACTTCAAACGTCCTTTCTCGTTTAGCAATATAATTTCAGATCCTCAAATTGCCGACAAAAGGTATTTTCCTAAAACGGTTTTCATAATGTTTTACTTCTTTGTTGCCTCATTTGCCCTTGCTATGTGCGTGATTTTGGCTTGGGAGTATAGACAAAAATTCATTAACGCTGTAAAAGAAAACGATAATTAG
- a CDS encoding Wzz/FepE/Etk N-terminal domain-containing protein, producing MRQTEKAFFKIIKKWLKPLLIIFISTVLLVLFVSSPIITTPLYESSVVLYPSATNSISKVLLNEANLTKQDVLTFGQDEQTEQMMQVLQSNTIREKVINNFNLVEHYKIRENSKYFYTKLYNKFKSNVKVRRTRYSAIEIRVTDRDPQMAADIANNIAELVDTVYFEMQQKRAVQGLNIVEQSYNSLVAEVNQMNDSLSFIRSKGVNDYETQSEMVNQEMAKAIANNNQNAVRALKKQLDTIAKYGGAYVSLRDALEYKQEQLSLLKKRYEDAKVDANQAISQTFIVEKAYKAEKKAYPNTWLNLCVITFFVMFFAVVVILFIEKYSSTKHNQTPNPNTLN from the coding sequence ATGAGACAAACCGAGAAAGCTTTTTTCAAGATTATTAAAAAATGGTTGAAACCGCTTTTAATTATTTTTATTTCTACCGTTTTGTTGGTATTGTTTGTTAGTTCGCCTATTATCACTACTCCACTCTACGAATCGTCGGTTGTGCTTTATCCTTCGGCAACAAATTCCATTTCAAAAGTGTTGCTCAACGAAGCAAATCTTACTAAGCAAGACGTTTTGACCTTCGGACAAGATGAGCAAACCGAACAAATGATGCAGGTTTTGCAATCGAACACAATTAGAGAAAAGGTAATAAACAATTTTAATCTTGTTGAGCATTATAAAATCCGCGAAAACTCAAAGTATTTTTACACCAAGCTGTATAACAAATTTAAGTCGAATGTAAAGGTAAGACGAACAAGGTACTCGGCTATTGAAATAAGAGTTACCGACAGAGACCCGCAAATGGCTGCCGATATTGCCAACAATATTGCCGAACTCGTCGATACCGTTTACTTTGAAATGCAACAAAAGCGTGCCGTTCAGGGCTTGAATATTGTCGAACAATCTTATAATTCGTTGGTTGCCGAAGTTAACCAAATGAACGATTCCTTGTCGTTTATACGCTCAAAGGGCGTTAACGACTACGAAACTCAGTCGGAAATGGTTAATCAGGAAATGGCAAAAGCCATTGCTAACAATAACCAAAATGCTGTAAGAGCTTTGAAAAAGCAATTAGACACCATTGCAAAGTACGGCGGTGCTTATGTTTCGCTACGCGATGCATTGGAATACAAACAAGAACAACTTAGCTTGTTAAAAAAGCGCTACGAAGATGCCAAAGTTGACGCAAATCAGGCAATTTCGCAAACTTTTATAGTTGAAAAAGCATACAAAGCCGAAAAGAAAGCATATCCCAACACATGGCTAAATCTGTGTGTGATTACCTTTTTCGTTATGTTTTTTGCCGTAGTGGTAATACTTTTTATAGAAAAATATTCGTCGACAAAACATAACCAAACACCAAACCCTAACACTTTAAATTGA
- a CDS encoding T9SS type A sorting domain-containing protein produces MKKLALITLFVFSLILANAQNYIPFPTENTTWRTEREYWSGGFDPQITYYEFAKTDGDTIINGKQYTVITRLNYPTCFIRQDNGLVYCKYSSSSPYDTTEFLLYNFNLQVGDDMQIVVAFDGQMYYETIRVESVDLVLVGDKYHKKIVFSGWNEITFVEGIGSMQGLLYQELPSTEWASFLTCFSTNDTIFSLSGDGATSSGNCWKFLDTKEPESIAITVSPNPTNNFIRIDAPQILKAELFTLNGQKVLETESQNINLMGYESGIYVLKVYSTDKSVKFFKIVKQ; encoded by the coding sequence ATGAAAAAATTAGCTTTAATCACTCTTTTTGTTTTTTCCCTTATTCTAGCAAATGCTCAGAATTATATTCCATTTCCAACAGAAAATACGACTTGGAGAACAGAAAGAGAGTACTGGAGTGGTGGGTTTGACCCCCAGATTACCTACTACGAATTTGCTAAAACAGACGGCGATACTATAATAAACGGAAAGCAGTACACCGTCATTACCAGACTCAATTACCCAACTTGCTTTATTCGTCAGGACAACGGACTTGTTTACTGCAAGTATTCAAGCAGTTCGCCGTACGATACAACCGAATTTTTGCTCTACAATTTTAATCTTCAAGTTGGCGATGATATGCAAATTGTTGTAGCATTCGATGGTCAGATGTACTACGAGACAATACGCGTTGAAAGTGTTGACTTAGTGCTTGTAGGGGATAAATATCATAAAAAAATCGTCTTTTCAGGCTGGAATGAAATCACTTTCGTTGAAGGTATTGGGTCTATGCAAGGTTTATTGTATCAGGAGCTACCTTCTACAGAATGGGCTTCATTTTTAACTTGCTTTTCTACAAACGATACAATATTTTCTTTAAGCGGAGATGGAGCAACTAGCTCAGGCAATTGTTGGAAATTTTTAGATACTAAGGAGCCTGAAAGCATCGCTATAACTGTATCTCCTAATCCAACCAACAATTTTATCAGAATAGATGCTCCGCAAATTTTAAAAGCCGAATTATTTACGTTAAACGGTCAGAAAGTGCTTGAAACTGAATCGCAAAATATTAATTTGATGGGATATGAAAGTGGAATTTATGTGCTGAAAGTGTATTCTACTGACAAGTCGGTTAAATTTTTTAAAATAGTAAAGCAATAA
- the trmD gene encoding tRNA (guanosine(37)-N1)-methyltransferase TrmD: MRIDIISIFPEMFVGFLEQSIIKRSIDKGIAEIYVHNLRDYSKNKHRKVDDYAFGGEAGMVMMIQPIADCINSLTKDRVYDEIIFLTPDGELFEQKTANELSCKQNLILLCGHYKGVDNRVREHLITREISVGNYVLTGGEIAAAVVTDAVIRLIPGVLSDETSALSDSFQNGLLSHPVYTRPADYNGWKVPEVLVSGNEKLINEWKLEQAIKNTEANRPDMLE; the protein is encoded by the coding sequence ATGCGTATTGATATTATAAGCATATTTCCCGAAATGTTTGTCGGTTTTTTGGAGCAATCTATTATAAAGAGAAGCATAGACAAAGGTATAGCCGAAATTTACGTTCATAATCTGCGCGACTACTCCAAAAATAAACATCGCAAAGTTGACGATTACGCTTTTGGTGGCGAAGCCGGTATGGTTATGATGATTCAGCCCATAGCCGATTGCATAAATTCCTTAACTAAAGATAGAGTTTACGACGAAATTATTTTTTTAACTCCCGACGGCGAACTTTTTGAACAAAAAACCGCAAATGAACTCTCGTGTAAGCAAAATCTTATTCTGCTTTGCGGTCATTACAAAGGCGTTGATAACAGAGTAAGAGAACATCTGATTACAAGAGAAATATCGGTTGGAAACTACGTGCTAACAGGCGGTGAAATTGCCGCTGCTGTAGTTACCGATGCCGTTATAAGACTTATCCCGGGCGTTTTATCCGACGAGACTTCGGCTCTCAGCGATTCGTTTCAAAACGGACTTTTATCGCATCCGGTTTATACTCGCCCCGCCGATTATAACGGCTGGAAAGTGCCTGAAGTTTTAGTTTCGGGAAACGAAAAACTTATAAACGAATGGAAATTGGAACAGGCAATTAAAAACACCGAAGCCAACAGACCCGACATGCTCGAATAA
- a CDS encoding O-antigen ligase family protein, with protein sequence MKPNLKNTIFYTVTFLFILLNLYLVYKNMYYGILLPVGLVVLYFFFFKFDIIYLLIAFATPLSINLLSASTGNNLSLPSELLLIGATAFVIFHAILSKEENVPQIANHNVSKVIYFYLGWIFITACTSQLPLVSFKALASTLWFVIPLYFGGLFYFQKKNNIRYFLWAHTIALIIVVFYTLYVHGSHGFSKEVGHWAMSPFYNDHTAYGAILALFIPVVFAFLFDKNSSKLEKFFALVAGSILVVAFYLSYSRAAWVSLIAAIGVFAIVIFRIKFRWVLVIFVSLAALFYVYQFQILDKMQKNKYDSSDNFTEHVRSISNISSDASNLERINRWQAAISMFKEKPLFGFGPGTYQFEYAPYQRSMDKTIISTNFGNMGNAHSEYLGPLSEQGLLGLVSFTLLAIFSLITGFRVYKKSENQSDKVIALGISLGLITYFVHGFLNNFLDTDKLSVPFWSLISILVALDIKRKAEV encoded by the coding sequence TTGAAACCCAATTTAAAAAATACAATATTCTACACTGTTACATTTTTGTTTATCTTACTAAACTTGTATTTAGTGTATAAAAACATGTACTACGGTATTTTGTTGCCTGTAGGACTTGTTGTCTTGTATTTCTTCTTCTTCAAATTCGATATTATTTATCTGCTTATTGCGTTTGCTACACCTCTTTCCATAAATTTACTGAGTGCTAGTACCGGTAATAATTTGTCGCTACCAAGCGAACTACTTCTTATTGGTGCAACAGCCTTTGTTATTTTTCATGCTATTCTGAGCAAAGAAGAAAACGTACCGCAAATTGCAAACCACAATGTAAGTAAGGTGATTTATTTTTATTTGGGTTGGATTTTTATTACTGCTTGTACCTCGCAATTGCCTTTGGTTTCGTTTAAGGCTCTTGCATCAACTTTGTGGTTTGTTATTCCCTTGTATTTTGGCGGCTTGTTTTACTTTCAGAAGAAAAACAATATTCGCTACTTCCTGTGGGCTCATACAATTGCATTGATAATTGTAGTGTTTTATACCCTGTATGTTCACGGCTCGCATGGTTTTAGCAAGGAAGTCGGGCATTGGGCTATGTCGCCATTTTACAACGACCATACGGCATACGGGGCGATTTTGGCACTGTTCATACCCGTTGTTTTTGCTTTCCTTTTCGACAAAAACAGCTCTAAACTCGAAAAGTTTTTTGCATTAGTTGCAGGTTCTATTTTGGTTGTAGCATTTTATTTATCGTATAGTCGAGCTGCATGGGTAAGTCTTATTGCCGCTATTGGCGTATTTGCGATAGTTATTTTCAGAATAAAATTCCGTTGGGTGCTTGTTATCTTTGTTTCATTGGCGGCACTATTTTATGTTTATCAGTTTCAGATACTCGATAAAATGCAGAAAAACAAATATGATTCTTCTGATAATTTTACCGAACACGTTCGCTCTATTTCAAATATATCGTCAGATGCCTCCAATCTAGAACGTATAAACAGATGGCAGGCAGCAATAAGCATGTTTAAAGAGAAGCCTTTGTTTGGTTTCGGACCCGGAACCTATCAGTTTGAATACGCACCGTACCAAAGAAGTATGGACAAAACCATAATCAGCACCAACTTTGGAAACATGGGAAATGCCCATAGCGAATATCTTGGTCCATTGTCCGAACAGGGATTATTGGGTCTTGTAAGTTTTACGCTACTTGCCATTTTTTCGCTGATAACAGGCTTTAGAGTATATAAAAAATCTGAAAACCAATCCGATAAGGTTATTGCGTTAGGAATATCATTAGGGCTAATTACGTACTTTGTACACGGATTTTTAAATAACTTTTTAGATACCGACAAATTAAGCGTACCGTTCTGGTCGTTGATATCTATTTTGGTAGCGTTGGATATTAAGAGAAAGGCAGAAGTATAG
- a CDS encoding DUF488 family protein: protein MYYRRKIILAMLSEFGGKLTAKQFQKYLFLFTRKQETRSFDFVPYRYGCFSFQANQDLVTLTKYGYCKITETEDGRFYELTNDEGFIDAIKPEDRKSLFDVKAEFGNLMQNDLIVYTYRKYPYYATKSIIAKELLSSKELDTIEQQKRHFAEKQLFTIGYEGITLETYINKLIINGVNVLCDVRKNAFSQKYGFSKKTLELACKGTDIEYVHIPDLGIVSDKRQELRTQADYDALFREYEKTTLVENKASLLAIRIFLDKGKRVALTCFEKDPKQCHRICVANALMQLPKIDYKLKHL, encoded by the coding sequence ATGTATTACAGAAGAAAAATTATATTAGCTATGTTGAGTGAGTTTGGCGGAAAACTAACTGCCAAACAGTTTCAAAAATATTTATTTTTGTTCACTCGCAAACAGGAAACAAGATCTTTTGATTTTGTACCGTATCGCTATGGCTGTTTTTCTTTTCAAGCCAATCAAGACTTAGTAACGCTCACAAAATATGGTTATTGTAAAATAACAGAAACAGAAGATGGCAGGTTTTATGAACTAACAAATGATGAAGGATTTATTGACGCGATTAAACCTGAAGATAGAAAAAGTCTTTTTGATGTAAAAGCAGAATTCGGTAATCTCATGCAAAATGACCTGATTGTTTATACCTACCGTAAATATCCATATTACGCTACAAAAAGTATTATTGCAAAAGAATTACTAAGCAGTAAAGAATTGGACACGATTGAACAACAAAAGCGGCATTTTGCCGAAAAACAACTTTTTACTATAGGTTACGAAGGAATTACTCTTGAAACGTACATAAACAAGTTGATAATTAATGGAGTTAATGTGCTTTGCGATGTTAGGAAAAATGCTTTTAGTCAAAAATACGGCTTTTCTAAAAAAACTCTTGAATTAGCTTGCAAAGGCACTGATATTGAATATGTTCACATTCCTGATTTAGGCATTGTTTCCGACAAAAGGCAAGAATTACGAACACAAGCAGATTATGACGCTCTATTTCGAGAATATGAAAAGACTACTTTGGTGGAAAATAAGGCTTCGCTTCTAGCTATTCGCATTTTTTTAGATAAAGGTAAACGAGTGGCTCTTACTTGTTTTGAAAAAGACCCAAAGCAGTGCCACCGTATATGTGTAGCGAATGCACTGATGCAATTACCTAAAATTGACTACAAATTAAAACACTTGTAG
- the coaA gene encoding type I pantothenate kinase, with protein MNKNTYLATHSPFRNFTRKEWSRLEEHPKYPISDINLSQLRGLNEPLDIKEIEEVYIPLVSFLEIQITHYRQLHEEQDEFFGNKSKKVPYIIGIAGSVAVGKSTIARVLQKLLSLTPCKPKVELVTTDGFLYSNQELETRGILNRKGFPESYDTKKLISFLSDAKSCHDKLEVPAYSHLYYDIIPNEKTIIDNPDILIVEGINVLQVSPNSKKRRIFVSDFFDFSIYVDANEKDIRQWFLDRFFTLQKTAFTNPDSYFHQYCDWNKDDLLEFATQVWEEINLPNLVDNILPTRLRADLIIEKSSKHFTRSIKVRKN; from the coding sequence ATGAATAAAAACACTTACTTAGCTACACATTCGCCGTTTAGGAATTTCACTCGTAAGGAATGGAGTAGGTTAGAGGAGCATCCGAAATATCCGATAAGCGATATCAATCTTTCGCAGCTTAGAGGTTTAAACGAACCGCTTGACATAAAAGAGATTGAAGAAGTTTACATTCCTTTGGTCAGTTTTTTGGAAATTCAAATTACGCATTACCGACAACTTCACGAAGAGCAAGATGAGTTTTTTGGAAATAAGAGTAAAAAAGTGCCTTATATAATCGGTATTGCCGGTAGTGTTGCCGTTGGTAAAAGCACGATTGCACGTGTTTTGCAAAAATTACTTTCGCTAACACCATGTAAACCCAAGGTGGAACTTGTTACTACAGACGGATTTTTATATAGCAACCAGGAGCTTGAAACAAGAGGTATTCTTAATAGAAAAGGTTTTCCCGAAAGTTATGATACTAAAAAACTAATTTCTTTTCTTTCGGATGCCAAATCTTGCCATGATAAATTGGAGGTTCCCGCGTATTCTCATCTTTATTACGATATTATTCCCAACGAAAAAACGATAATTGACAATCCGGATATATTGATAGTTGAAGGAATAAACGTTTTGCAAGTCTCGCCAAATAGTAAAAAAAGAAGGATATTCGTTTCCGATTTTTTCGATTTCTCAATTTACGTGGATGCCAACGAAAAAGATATACGTCAGTGGTTTTTAGATCGCTTTTTTACACTTCAAAAGACAGCCTTTACCAATCCCGATTCGTATTTTCATCAGTATTGCGATTGGAATAAAGATGACCTGCTAGAATTTGCGACTCAGGTGTGGGAAGAAATTAACCTGCCCAACTTAGTCGATAATATTCTTCCAACAAGACTAAGAGCTGACCTGATAATTGAAAAAAGCTCGAAACACTTTACTAGGAGCATTAAGGTAAGGAAGAATTAG